Proteins from a genomic interval of Crassostrea angulata isolate pt1a10 chromosome 7, ASM2561291v2, whole genome shotgun sequence:
- the LOC128191321 gene encoding uncharacterized protein LOC128191321, producing MPLTKLTPRKPGFLCSICLLRLPSHDQWREHLITCATEDLRKRRFECSQCDKAFAKSSLLVRHQKRIHCSKDTVNAPETSSSFMNAVVTESDDEQEWLEDPGDLIYEPNLESGRTIRKKTSPSLPGVKRKAPEQTPDKETPTSSSVSAETTGHQEAPLIPFHCLCCKTQTTTNDASTQTDGSSHQRTVRVIRRYQKDGESVERFEEDIWNA from the coding sequence ATGCCGTTGACAAAGCTTACTCCAAGGAAGCCAGGTTTCCTATGTTCTATTTGCCTTCTTCGACTACCCTCGCATGATCAGTGGCGAGAACATCTTATCACGTGTGCGACAGAAGACTTAAGGAAGCGGCGATTTGAATGCAGTCAGTGTGACAAAGCCTTTGCCAAATCTTCACTTCTCGTTCGACACCAGAAAAGAATCCACTGTTCGAAAGACACGGTAAACGCACCAGAGACATCCAGTAGTTTTATGAATGCTGTCGTCACAGAGTCAGATGATGAACAAGAATGGCTTGAAGACCCTGGTGACCTTATCTATGAGCCTAACCTTGAATCCGGCAGGACCATTCGCAAGAAGACGTCTCCTTCACTGCCTGGAGTCAAACGCAAGGCACCCGAGCAAACACCAGACAAAGAAACGCCTACCTCATCAAGTGTGAGTGCAGAGACAACTGGACATCAAGAGGCGCCCTTGATTCCATTCCATTGTCTCTGCTGCAAGACACAAACTACAACAAATGACGCTAGCACACAGACAGATGGGAGCAGTCACCAAAGAACAGTGCGAGTTATCAGAAGATATCAGAAAGACGGAGAAAGTGTTGAGAGATTCGAGGAGGACATTTGGAACGCATGA
- the LOC128156498 gene encoding sushi domain-containing protein 2-like, producing MAASHRQPAGILFVLSSLFLTISGEVLFNKGTSEVRINFPLTKIQLPDDLNFPYFGQKYHTLYISRDGFVSFSEYARYVSSRKFTERDSKNVNAAEDYPFIAPFYYGGADLGSTLTGNSLYKGKIFYNVLMKGNPRGQRELREIGRNVSSSIPGVSSFDPTYALVVTWEKVTDQYNTGILKCTDEPGRMCQDNTFQAVITTDGKQSFAIFNYQEMNIQLPPRDSNYQAGFNGGFGRGWSSAIALQRVRNITQYQASDRLGRYIYQINEERIITGGCNNPDGILEAVPNFAGLLGGKVVEVTGPCFLSGRSYSLVFGNSQREKSENCITEDYGNTMMKVRCEIPMLTERGQVPVFMKANDGKMEYNTTITIVMPNVLPPEDYVQLVDSGPGSRWNETSASSLRLQWNSRVLSNHSNAKVKITLRGYREDRKSWDLTIPLKTESIPNSVQGFQFNPQDVNCDENCQNYEVGVIEVKLDDPRMANKYRTLRSRPTPLAWLINKAMVAKQGQSWSSNKCQAWYAKDMMDTSWLRSLPACPCNLHQALVDFGRWQKDPVCHLDSRTPDNCALHFTAVHCVRSVRPNNYGAGNQCCYRADGTLIYSGDSYQGSTPDRSHLWGAAPYNTPNLARAKVPAMSHSIHDIMPFYYCCLLTNDCDKYMSLRPTRSCTEYWSPKQAMVYGQGNVRMFDNTWYYVCGEGDFILLQSTMLTIEGRFQKSPFSPNYNSTILTDVGIRAGNDVIEVKMKGPNADRSKRVLDVLVNGEYQFFDNGPLRRRDFTDAVLINSDDPSNTMESNVTVVTNSGVGIQVAEKDQRLCLLVMIPPKFVSNGLLGNWNNNSDDDLTPRGSNYPLLNRNPQTIYSQFVFSWAITKNKDTSTIVPFPVYATNKTTMCFDHNQPNSQCNGDAACNHDYWTTMNMTVAIDTLRMSAHHQRLQENRQAERSCGLIDVPMSIKSNYNYSLGNKVTLTGCRKGTLSGTKEYTCVATGKDLSTQSWSPEVTASCGEIEQANIGMIIGIVVAIAVILIIAIVVAVVLKKKRSGSMRSRERKKDTMQDVEQYSKVAQREPKL from the exons ATGGCGGCCTCTCACCGGCAACCGGCCGGAATACTCTTTGTATTAAGCTCCTTGTTCCTGACAATAAGTG GTGAAGTGCTCTTCAACAAAGGAACAAGCGAAGTGAGAATAAACTTTCCTCTTACGAAAATCCAGCTTCCGGATGATCTGAACTTTCCATATTTTGGTCAAAAGTATCACACTTTATAT ATATCTAGGGACGGCTTTGTGTCGTTCTCTGAGTACGCACGATACGTCAGCAGCCGGAAATTCACAGAGCGGGATTCCAAGAATGTCAATGCGGCCGAAGATTACCCTTTTATTGCCCCATTTTATTATGGAGGCGCAGACCTTGGATCTACCTTGACTGGGAACAGTttgtacaaaggaaaaatattctACAACGTTCTCATGAAGGGTAATCCTAGAGGCCAGCGGGAACTGAGGGAAATTGGGAGAAATGTTAGTTCGTCCATTCCAGGGGTCAGCAGTTTTGATCCTACCTATGCTCTTGTTGTCACGTGGGAAAAGGTTACGGACCAATACAACACCGGTATCTTAAAGTGTACAGACGAGCCGGGAAGAATGTGTCAG GACAACACATTCCAAGCCGTCATTACGACTGATGGAAAGCAGAGCTTTGCAATTTTTAACTATCAAGAGATGAACATCCAGTTGCCACCCAGAGATTCAAACTATCAG GCCGGATTTAATGGTGGCTTTGGACGTGGTTGGAGTTCCGCCATAGCCTTACAGCGCGTGCGCAACATTACCCAGTACCAGGCGAGTGACCGACTTGGGCGGTATATCTACCAGATTAATGAGGAGCGGATCATTACGGGTGGATGTAATAATCCCGATG GAATATTGGAGGCGGTTCCTAATTTTGCTGGGTTACTAGGTGGGAAAGTTGTGGAAGTTACCGGTCCTTGTTTCTTGTCTGGTAGGTCTTACTCTCTAGTCTTCGGAAATTCCCAGAGAGAGAAATCCGAGAACTGTATCACAGAAGACTATGGGAATACAATGATGAAGGTTCGCTGTGAGATACCCATGTTAACAGAACGGGGACAAGTGCCCGTTTTCATGAAGGCAAACGACGGTAAAATGGAATATAACACCACGATTACAATTG TTATGCCTAATGTGCTGCCACCAGAAGATTACGTACAACTCGTTGACAGCGGTCCTGGCTCTCGATGGAACGAAACATCAGCTTCGTCATTACGTCTTCAGTGGAACTCTCGCGTGCTATCCAACCATTCAAACGCTAAAGTTAAAATCACACTTCGAGGCTACAGAGAAGACAGG AAATCATGGGACTTAACAATACCTTTGAAAACAGAGTCCATCCCTAACAGTGTCCAAGGATTCCAGTTCAACCCGCAGGATGTTAATTGTGatgaaaattgtcaaaattatgAAGTTGGTGTTATAGAAGTTAAACTAGATGACCCGAGAATGGCAAACAAATACCG AACCTTAAGAAGTCGGCCAACTCCTCTAGCATGGCTGATAAACAAGGCAATGGTAGCTAAGCAAGGTCAATCTTGGTCGTCCAACAAATGCCAAGCCTGGTATGCAAAGGACATGATGGACACGTCCTGGCTACGGTCTCTCCCGGCATGCCCTTGTAATCTGCACCAGGCTCTTGTTGACTTCGGAAGGTGGCAAAAGGACCCAGTCTGTCATCTTGACAGTAGAACCCCAGACAATTGCGCTCTTCACTTTACCGCTGTTCACTGCGTACGATCAGTGAGACCAAACAA TTATGGCGCAGGCAACCAGTGTTGCTATAGAGCTGATGGAACACTCATTTACTCCGGAGACTCCTACCAGGGAAGCACTCCAGATCGAAGTCATTTATGGGGCGCAGCACCGTACAACACACCAAACCTCGCACGGGCGAAGGTGCCTGCCATGTCTCACTCAATTCACGACATTATGCCATTTTACTACTGTTGTCTCTTGACAAACGATTGCGACAAATACATGTCTCTCCGTCCCACGAGATCCTGTACAGAGTACTGGTCGCCCAAACAAG CCATGGTGTACGGTCAAGGAAACGTGCGAATGTTCGATAACACGTGGTACTATGTCTGTGGAGAGGGAGACTTCATTTTACTTCAGTCAACTATGCTAACAATTGAAGGCCGATTCCAGAAGTCTCCGTTTAGCC CTAACTACAATTCCACAATATTAACTGATGTTGGTATCCGAgccggaaatgacgtcatcgagGTTAAGATGAAAGGTCCAAACGCAGATCGATCGAAACGTGTTCTAGATGTACTTGTAAATGGAGAATACCAGTTTTTTGATAATGGGCCACTACGGAGGAGAGATTTCACgg ATGCGGTACTTATAAATAGTGATGACCCTTCAAACACCATGGAAAGTAACGTGACAGTTGTCACAAACAGTGGGGTGGGCATTCAAGTGGCGGAAAAGGACCAGAGGTTATGCCTACTTGTTATGATTCCCCCAAAG TTTGTAAGTAACGGTTTACTCGGCAACTGGAATAATAATTCGGACGACGACCTGACACCCCGGGGCTCTAACTACCCGCTGCTAAACAGGAACCCTCAAACCATCTACAGCCAGTTTGTATTTTCAT GGGCTATCACTAAAAACAAAGATACGTCCACCATCGTCCCCTTCCCTGTGTATGCCACCAATAAGACAACCATGTGTTTCGATCATAATCAGCCAAACTCTCAGTGTAATGGCGACGCAGCTTGTAACCATGACTACTGGACAACAATGAATATGACCGTAGCTATTGACACCTTGCGAATGTCTGCTCATCACCAAAGACTGCAGGAAAATAGACAAGCTG AACGGTCCTGTGGCCTCATAGATGTCCCCATGAGTATCAAAAGCAACTATAACTATAGTTTGGGTAACAAGGTCACCTTGACCGGATGTAGGAAGGGGACACTGTCCGGAACAAAGGAATATACTTGTGTCGCCACGGGCAAGGACCTGAGTACCCAGTCCTGGTCACCAGAGGTGACAGCATCATGCGGGG AAATTGAGCAAGCTAACATTGGAATGATCATTGGGATCGTGGTCGCCATTGCAGTCATCCTGATTATTGCTATAGTCGTCGCCGTAGTTCTGAAGAAAAAGAGGAGCGGGTCGATGAGAAGTAGAGAGAG GAAAAAGGATACCATGCAGGACGTTGAACAATACAGCAAGGTAGCTCAAAGGGAACCAAAGCTTTAA
- the LOC128193101 gene encoding sushi domain-containing protein 2-like has product MAALYTGVCLCLTGVLVQVKGQVLYDYSSGTEVTLQTRSVAVSVPGGQKFPFFGQFYDTFYVSKDGVIGFNPETRHIAGKIYSFDREKYFNELEDYPFIAPFLYGGAPLQSLFSTGNKIYGGKIFHQLLSNANGGSRDLQQIGSFINDAFIGVYNFTPSYGLLVTWKNVTDEYQLNIARCDDDTRPCKKNTFQAVLVTDGIDSFALFNYEQTAIQTNPSYQAGFNAGYGRGWAEAMPSSKLQNAANLQGSNITGRYLYKIDKERIVTGGCNGDRTISPNGHLQVTPGFAGMLGGEMLEVSGPCLEPRDRIFLRFGTESAYSQCIMVNSMKARCPVPMLLERGEVKVSMSFDEKANFHYDANMLIVHPSRMPGSTKVKLHDNGPGRRWNETTASVLTLSWNPDLLSTDPQAQVDINFVGFIENTKTYQAGWNKRITLNQRTVRVGEKSYSFNASEVFCDDECFDYEVGVVEVSLTDVSKAAQRRVLLSAVVPMGWIVNSKMLGKYGSNWQHAMCVAWYEKDRQDMRWMERLEYCPCNLQQALSDFGRWQTDVGCNLYSDSPTKCRFHLGAVHCVRAVQPSRSPDDAGNQCCYGHDGQLRFAADTFQGSTPDRSHDWGAAPYVKPGLVPSLSHWLQDVVTFYYCCLWTDYQDCDYYMDQRGTRDCSGYSPPKQAMVFGQSNVVTFEGQRYHICGEGDFVLLNSSSVKIVGRFQKSPFHSQYNKSVILTAVGIQIRQEVVEIKLKGPEVDRSTRTLDVVVNGEFHYFDKGPRRWKDFEESAVVNSDDRANTKESNFTVIVKNGVGIQVAEENDMLSLIVMIPPHFMSSGLLGSWNNNSADDLSPANGGAPLVNSQPKQVYEQVVYSWAIDRKSSFILPFPIYAKNNSVLCGTVPGPQPSCRSDSACDYDLWSTGNASLAQRTLQFSQRYQELKNELKPVRSCGLLDVPRSIKDNYNYSLGSTVTVQSCRIGHVTGKTHYTCTDKGDGVQEWSPPVTASCQVASSEKSLEDGAIAGIVIAVVLILLVVIVLTIVCFRRREKSKNAKSPDSSTSHSKNPLQSEPYQSRYETSLPPGGQKYKTEASV; this is encoded by the exons ATGGCCGCCCTATACACAGGCGTGTGTTTGTGCCTGACCGGAGTATTAGTTCAAGTAAAAG GACAAGTTCTTTATGACTACAGTAGCGGTACTGAGGTCACCCTTCAAACCCGATCTGTAGCGGTGTCTGTTCCCGGGGGTCAGAAGTTCCCCTTTTTTGGACAATTCTACGACACATTCTAC GTTTCCAAAGATGGAGTGATAGGATTTAATCCTGAAACCAGACATATCGCTGGAAAAATCTACTCTTTTGacagagaaaaatatttcaatgaattaGAAGATTATCCCTTTATTGCCCCGTTCCTTTACGGCGGGGCTCCTTTGCAGTCTCTTTTTTCCACCGGAAATAAGATTTATGGAGGGAAAATATTTCACCAATTGCTATCTAATGCTAACGGTGGGTCACGTGACCTTCAGCAGATAGGCAGCTTCATCAACGATGCCTTTATTGGTGTGTACAATTTTACGCCATCTTATGGACTCCTTGTCACGTGGAAGAATGTTACAGACGAATATCAACTTAACATAGCCAGGTGTGACGATGACACAAGACCATGCAAG AAAAACACATTTCAAGCGGTTTTAGTGACGGATGGAATCGACAGTTTTGCTCTATTCAATTACGAACAGACCGCAATACAGACCAATCCCTCATACCAG GCTGGGTTCAACGCTGGGTATGGAAGGGGGTGGGCCGAGGCTATGCCAAGCTCTAAACTCCAAAACGCAGCCAACTTGCAAGGGAGCAACATTACCGGACGCTACCTGTACAAAATTGACAAAGAGCGGATCGTAACGGGTGGATGTAATGGCGATAGAACAATTAGTCCAAATG gTCATTTGCAAGTGACCCCTGGGTTTGCTGGAATGCTCGGCGGAGAAATGCTTGAGGTGTCCGGGCCATGTTTGGAACCAAGGGACCGGATATTCTTACGCTTTGGTACAGAAAGTGCATACTCCCAGTGCATCATGGTTAACAGTATGAAAGCACGATGTCCAGTACCGATGTTGTTGGAAAGAGGAGAGGTCAAGGTGTCCATGTCATTCGACGAAAAGGCGAATTTTCACTACGATGCCAATATGTTAATCG TTCATCCGAGCAGAATGCCAGGATCCACTAAAGTGAAGCTCCATGACAACGGGCCGGGCCGTCGGTGGAACGAGACGACGGCTAGCGTCCTGACGCTGAGCTGGAACCCAGACCTCTTGTCCACTGATCCACAGGCTCAAGTAGATATTAACTTTGTGGGCTTCATTGAAAACACAAAGACGTATCag GCTGGATGGAACAAACGCATCACCTTGAACCAGCGGACTGTTCGTGTGGGTGAGAAATCGTACTCGTTTAATGCATCTGAGGTTTTCTGCGATGACGAATGCTTTGATTATGAAGTTGGCGTGGTAGAAGTAAGCCTAACAGATGTCTCAAAGGCCGCGCAGAGAAG AGTACTGCTCAGTGCAGTAGTGCCCATGGGCTGGATCGTGAACTCAAAGATGTTGGGGAAGTATGGCAGCAACTGGCAGCACGCTATGTGTGTGGCGTGGTACGAGAAGGACAGACAAGACATGCGGTGGATGGAGCGACTGGAGTACTGTCCCTGTAACCTACAGCAGGCGCTGTCAGACTTCGGCAGGTGGCAGACAGACGTCGGATGTAACCTGTACAGTGATAGTCCTACCAAATGCAGATTCCATTTGGGTGCAGTGCATTGTGTCCGCGCAGTCCAACCATCACG GTCCCCGGATGACGCTGGAAATCAGTGTTGTTATGGTCATGATGGGCAACTTCGATTTGCCGCCGATACATTCCAAGGTAGTACTCCCGACAGAAGCCATGACTGGGGGGCCGCACCCTATGTCAAGCCGGGCCTGGTCCCCTCCCTGTCCCACTGGCTCCAGGATGTGGTCACGTTCTACTACTGTTGTCTGTGGACAGACTATCAGGACTGTGATTACTACATGGACCAACGTGGAACAAGAGACTGCTCGGGCTATTCTCCACCGAAACAAG CGATGGTTTTCGGACAGTCTAACGTCGTGACATTTGAAGGTCAGAGGTACCACATTTGTGGGGAAGGAGACTTTGTTCTCTTAAATTCATCAAGCGTTAAAATCGTCGGACGATTCCAGAAGTCTCCGTTTCATT CTCAGTACAATAAGTCTGTCATTCTTACTGCCGTGGGCATTCAAATAAGACAGGAAGTTGTCGAAATCAAACTGAAAGGACCAGAAGTGGATAGAAGCACTAGAACATTAGACGTTGTAGTGAATGGAGAATTCCATTACTTTGATAAAGGACCTCGGCGATGGAAGGACTTTGAAG AGTCCGCAGTTGTTAACAGTGATGATCGCGCTAATACTAAAGAATCCAACTTCACAGTAATCGTAAAAaatggcgtaggaatacaagtAGCTGAAGAGAACGACATGCTCAGCCTTATAGTCATGATTCCTCCACAT TTCATGAGCTCTGGCTTGCTTGGTTCATGGAATAATAACTCGGCCGATGATCTGTCTCCGGCGAATGGGGGAGCTCCACTCGTGAATTCTCAGCCCAAGCAGGTGTACGAACAAGTTGTTTATAGCT GGGCAATTGACAGGAAGAGTTCTTTTATTCTCCCCTTCCCAATCTATGCCAAGAACAACTCGGTGCTGTGTGGCACGGTGCCTGGTCCCCAGCCCTCATGTCGGTCAGACTCAGCCTGTGACTACGACCTGTGGAGCACGGGGAACGCCTCCCTGGCTCAGAGAACTCTACAGTTCTCTCAGAGATACCAGGAATTGAAGAATGAATTGAAACCAG TACGTTCTTGTGGTCTGTTGGATGTTCCTCGGAGTATAAAGGACAACTACAACTACAGTCTCGGTAGTACAGTAACGGTCCAGAGTTGTAGAATTGGTCATGTGACCGGAAAGACGCACTACACTTGTACTGATAAAGGTGACGGTGTCCAGGAGTGGTCTCCCCCTGTCACAGCGTCCTGTCAAG TTGCTTCGTCAGAGAAGAGTTTGGAGGATGGGGCTATAGCAGGGATCGTTATAGCAGTGGTTCTGATTCTGCTGGTCGTGATTGTCCTGACAATTGTCTGCTTCCGGCGTCGGGAGAAGTCTAAAAACGCCAAATCACCAGATAG CTCAACGTCGCATAG CAAAAATCCTTTACAAAGTGAGCCCTATCAGTCCCGGTATGAAACATCCCTTCCGCCAGGAGGACAGAAATACAAAACGGAAGCTAGTGTGTGA
- the LOC128193103 gene encoding 5-hydroxytryptamine receptor 1D-like has product MEADRVHTVGDVLFVSSLCVLCVLCVAGNVTVILTILGTPKLRSGSSLLLFNLGVSDLLNGTIRITVVADSFFRGYNHNQISCPVIAILTCLFSVVSIVTITCVALDRYFSIIHCLRYSSWSPVRTTSTSIIVSWLLGLVSAVPSVSGLWGTVTYDSRMYMCYVTWNSALPYSIFTFLVAYVIPIVTMVYAYLRIIAVARAHAKKITDLNSHVNRGASGSTVPPHGLVAFAVVDPVRQLPVMGFSGAPKSLVDFDLHSFNGNSHSNSSSEKSNCKQKAMLRLLGHIMAFVICWTPFVIYEFKFISQKSDIEFSSLSLMITTWLLCLHSTWNPFLYAILNGRFRKCALRLAKSKRTSVTCVRDLNRSKIISTLSHRRPQVTAEQGDTKSSKSDTTHLTMTDHHNVQPRVQNLNVPGSHKQHVCPYPEASFFNRANGMHREHNYATKRSLPSVLETLPSVESLDEGVFLDDEIVTKRNSQ; this is encoded by the exons ATGGAGGCCGACCGTGTTCACACTGTTGGCGACGTGTTATTTGTTTCCTCTCTGTGTGTTTTGTGTGTCTTGTGTGTTGCTGGAAATGTCACAGTCATTCTCACAATTTTGGGAACTCCCAAATTACGATCCGGGAGTTCGTTGTTGCTGTTTAACCTCGGAGTCAGTGACTTGCTGAATGGAACCATCAGAATAACAGTTGTAGCTGACAGTTTCTTCAGAGGTTATAACCATAATCAG ATCTCCTGTCCTGTGATTGCCATTTTGACGTGCCTGTTTTCTGTGGTGTCCATAGTAACGATCACATGTGTGGCGCTTGACCGATACTTCTCCATCATCCACTGCCTTCGTTACTCCTCCTGGTCACCCGTTAGGACAACGTCTACCTCCATCATCGTCTCTTGGCTCCTCGGCCTGGTAAGCGCTGTCCCCAGCGTCTCTGGACTGTGGGGGACGGTCACCTATGACTCAAGGATGTACATGTGTTATGTCACGTGGAACTCAGCCTTACCGTACTCAATTTTCACGTTTTTGGTGGCATACGTGATTCCAATCGTGACAATGGTGTATGCATATCTTAGAATCATTGCAGTTGCAAGAGCTCACGCAAAAAAGATAACCGATTTGAATTCCCACGTAAACAGGGGGGCCAGTGGCTCCACGGTGCCGCCGCACGGACTCGTTGCTTTCGCCGTCGTGGACCCCGTGCGTCAACTTCCTGTCATGGGTTTCTCAGGTGCACCTAAATCTTTAGTGGATTTTGACCTTCACAGCTTTAATGGAAATAGTCATAGCAACTCGTCCTCAGAGAAAAGTAACTGCAAACAAAAAGCAATGCTAAGACTTCTTGGGCATATAATGGCCTTTGTTATTTGTTGGACACCATTTGTTATTTAcgaatttaaatttatttcccAAAAGAGCGACATTGAGTTTTCATCTCTCTCACTAATGATTACAACATGGTTGCTCTGTCTACATTCAACGTGGAATCCTTTTCTCTACGCGATATTAAATGGAAGATTCCGAAAGTGTGCTCTCAGATTAGCAAAAAGCAAACGAACGTCGGTAACGTGCGTGCGAGATTTGAATAGGTCCAAAATAATCAGCACATTGAGTCATCGGCGACCCCAGGTTACAGCTGAACAAGGTGACACCAAGTCTTCTAAATCCGATACAACTCATCTAACCATGACGGACCACCACAACGTGCAACCAAGGGTACAGAACCTCAACGTTCCCGGATCCCACAAACAACACGTGTGTCCATATCCTGAAGCAAGTTTTTTTAATCGAGCCAACGGTATGCACAGAGAGCACAATTACGCCACCAAAAGAAGTCTTCCAAGCGTCCTGGAAACTCTGCCCTCTGTTGAGTCTTTGGATGAGGGTGTTTTCTTGGATGATGAAATAGTAACAAAAAGAAACAGTCAATGA